From the genome of Ostrinia nubilalis chromosome 1, ilOstNubi1.1, whole genome shotgun sequence:
attttgtgcGGGAACTTTTTTAATATTCCTAAAATCATTCAAAATTGAACACGATGATTCATCAATTATCTTGAGAAAGACAACCTTGAGAACTTTCCTTTCTTAATAAATTGGTGATTGTAATGAACAGTATTTGCGGAAACGGTATGGGGACTGAATTGTACTTAGTTTGTGAAAATCGTGCCAATTAGtttaagattataaataaaaatattcgatTTAAAATgggcattatttatttttaatttttctataTACATTCTAGCTTTGTTGTTACTTTTAGAGAAAATTACACTAGTTCATATTATTAAAGATTCCTAATTCAGTCTTAATAACATTACAATAATAAAGCTAGTACATGATTGTATATTAAACATCAGTATCACATAATTTCCTTACAGTAAAATATCACACACTATATGGTTgagtaaaatacaaattaatacaTAACATACCTCTTTTTCTACATGTCAAAGTTGGAAACATGCAGTTGCTGCAGTATATTTCTTGCTGTAACAAAAGAAAACATCGAAATTAAATTAGGCTTAATTGTGAAAGAAATAGGTACCAAAAACTTGATAACAACCATATTCCAATTGTTACACAGActtgttgcgaactttttggcgactttgggtgtcacgatctATTTGATGCTGACGTACATACTTATACCGGGCTACAAATAGTTAAACTAACTGCTGAAAACTGGCTCATTTTCATTTATTAGCTATAACTCAATTCCTAAAATTCGACTCAAATCAATAAAATCATTCAGTCCAGTCAAATTTTGAAAAGCAAACTTAGAAGTCAAACATGGGTATTTCCATGCCATCCTAACTCTTTATATTATTACCTTGAAAATATCCAGTGTCGTGCAAATCGTCTGGCGTCGGCACGAAAGGCGGCTCCGCGCTGAGCTGGTTCTCCCAGTCGACGTTCCTGAAGAGAGACATCTTCTTGACTGCGGTAGCCGCAGGCCGCTCCTTGGGATCCATGGTGAGAAGACCCTCGATCGCACCGACCGCCTCGGCTGATAGCGCTTCGTCGCCTTCTGGCCATTCAATGTCTGTAAGGCCACCATGTGTCAATTTTAACTCAATCTGATTTATTATTCGTGTAAAGATTAAGGAGCATGATGACAGCATGACAGTTTCAACAGTTACGATTTAAAGACAGTTAACGAATTAATCTCAATCTGAGTCTGTAACGTGCGTTAATAGGGCCGCCCCGCTGAATCTTTCTTGCTAAGTTCAGACTGTCTCGCATAGGTCCTGCAGACGTCTAAGCACCGTTGCGTATACGTACAATGTACATGCAGTTTCAACTTTCACATAATTTGTTGCATAATCCAATTAAAAGTTGGGtcattatttacttacttctAGACAGTATATTGGTGAAGACAGCTTGTGGAGTTTCATCGTTAAAAGGAGGGACGCCAGTCATAAATTCATAAAGACACACGCCCAGCGCCCACCAATCCACTGAAGGGCCATGCCCTTGCCTGGCAAATACAAAAACGATCgatttaaaaatatacctacgtaTGGTAAACCCTTGCCAATAAAACTATAAGAAAAGATTCAGATAGTTTTGAGCTTACCTCAGCAACAACTCAGGCGCTAAATAGTCGGGTGTTCCCAAAATTCTTTGATCAGAGACTTGATTTCCACGCCGCACGCTTTTAGGCGTTCTGTATGGAGTGTGGGCGGTCGCTACTGGTGTTTTACAAAGGTCCGTTGGTGATCTGTCATCCTAGAATATACAACAGCTTTAATTGTCTTACCAATGCCATTTAAATTTTTACAGacatataaacataataaatcCTGTACTTACTCTGCTCATACGCCGTGACGGGAATATCTCCAAACTAGTAGAAATATGTTTACTGAACAcgatatttttatctttagctccAGATGCCGGTTGATCATCCTTGGGCAAGTTAAATCGCGTTGCCTTGTGCATTTTCTTGGCGCTCGGTGACTTGTCATTGGACACTGGAGTTGAGAATATCACGCCTACATTAAAATGGTGACTATCATCTTGAGATGCCCATCTACAAAAAATAGTACCATTATTTTACTTATCTAAATATCACTGCTGCAGCTgatagacacattttttttttacatttttagttaCCTTTTTTTAAGGACACCCTTTATTGGATTCTTCCGCCTATCTGGGGTAGGATGAATAGCCATGCGTTTTGGTGTGTTCTGACTTAGCTCCAACGCCATTATCTCTTGAGTAAGCCCACTGTGATTCTCTTTGGACTCAGCAAGGCTTGTCACACCTGTAGGCGTATCTCCATCCCCGTCTAATATTCTTTTCCTCTTTTTCGCTCTGAAACTATTGACAAAAATGGTTTAATTTTGGGCTCAAGATATCTTAGTTGATAGGTTAAATGATATTAGATCATACCTAGGTATTCTCTTCAAGGAATTCCCGCGGCACACAGGAGAGGTTGACTGGTCATGTTGGGAGTCAGTGAGTACAGCAGACTCTCCTAAGGATGACCCATTGTTGCTGCTTATGTCAGTAGACTTGTTGCTCTTCGAGTTGCTACTGTTTTTAGAACTTTCGCAAGTGTGGTAGGAGCTGAGAGATTCAGATCCAGAATCTTGAGACTGAAAAGAAGTTTTTATGCAGTCTTTTTATGTGACCACCATAAATAGCAATGGAAGAACAAAATCTTGAAATTACTATGCATAGGTCATAGAGCCCCCGCGCATTAGGCGGCCAAGCCGCGCGGTCAGATCGCGGCGGTCAACTAGCGGTAGTATACGCGCGCGCAACGCGGCCTGGTCGATCTATAATATTTCGTTGACCGCAGCGACATAGCCGCCTAATGCTCGGGGGAATATACtagatacataatattttttatacatacaaCTACATCATCCAGGTTGATGCTTTCTGCGCTCATGAAGGGATGGATCCCAGAAAGTTGAGAATGCTCCATCAGCTGAGAATTTTCTAATCCACTAACACCATCAAACATACCCTGCAGTTTACCTGTGAACAATACATAGCacttacaattttaaaaatattgcacCTTGCAGAGGTAAGAGTATGTTAACAAAACTTGTAACTAGTGCAACTATCTAACCATTTCAATTAGCACAggtataattttgttttgtactACTGACTTTAAAATTAGTCATCAATATAGGATTAATACAAAGGCAAGCAATGCAGTACTTGGttagtttaaatacattaagttattaAAGCATTGATTTTCATACTAGTCTCCTTAAGTTCATCAATGAGGTTCTCACAAGCATCAGCAGACATGACAGAGGTGTGGGTGGAGTCTCCACCGCCAGAACCAAAGGACAGGTGTGATGTTAAGGACAACAGCTGGCCGGGTGTTCTCATGTTCAAACTTGGTGTTCGATTAACAAAATCTGATATTTCCAAATCtgtaaaaaacaatttattgcaATTACATTTTTCAGTGTGTTTTTGCATTCTATAAACAGTGAGGTATTTTGATACATTCTTAGATCTCTAAATATAGAGCTCTAAACATCATGTAGCAACTTAACAATATCTTTACCTCTATGTATTTCAATTCTAGACAAACCAAAGTCTGTGAGTTTTACATGACCACTTTTAGCAATCAACATATTGTCTGGTTTCAAATCTCTGTGCACTATATTATGTTTGTGCAAATAATCCAATGCTAGAGTTACTTCTGCTACATAGAACACCGCCATTGACTCTTCCAGAAACCCATAAACATTTAGAAGAGACTTTAAATCTCCACCAACCATGTATTCCATTACCTgaaaattagtaaaataaaaaataaaaattattttactaaaaagtGTTTGCACTATGGTAATGAAGACATAAAATTAAACAATTGactataaaaaattaattagGCCCTTTGAAAATTTccaaaaacaaacttttctgtTCACTGCCTAGAATATGGCTACAAAACTGTACCAACTTATGATACTGATGTGGCATGGCATATTAGGGGCCAGTCCCCTCCTGAAAAATAACCCTAGATATGCCAACGTGTACATCTTCTGTACTTTAAACATTAGGTAGAAGAAACTTTGAGGAGGTCCACCTGGTGGTCAATGGGCACATTACACATATTGTTGTAAATCGATGCAACACTATAGGTAGTGCTGAGGTAGGCCTCAAATACTGCTGTGAAACATAAGCTAATATTCTTACAGACTTACCAGATAAACTGAAGATAAGGACTGCAATGAATAGAACAAATGCACGCAAAACGGACTCCTTGATAATGCCAGTGCATTCCTCTCAGTTACAACTTGTGCAACCATGTTTTTGTTTATCAtatcagattttttcataacttTTATGGCATACATCAGTTCTTTGTTATTCTTTTTGTGCGCTAGAAATACTTTTCCAAATGCACCACGACTGATGGGCTTGACTAtagtaaaatcattaatatctggagcctaaaaataaaggaaatatAAGTAAGCACAATAAATAAAGGACTTCTAcccaatgttacaaaaaaatacctaccttgGTTATCACGGTTTCATTGATAgcatttattttttccaaaattgtgTGACATTCTGTGGTGTCTGATAATTTTGAATCATTTGAGGTCATTTTTGTACAATGCTATCTTTCTTCttctgataaaattaaattcaaaccaACGTAAAATAACCTTTGAGCTGTTGCCGTTGTATGATGATCCTGTCACGCCTGTCAGTCCTGTCACTGTCATTTTTGTCAAATCTGTCACTATCATTCTAATATTTAGTAGTCCGAAATCATGTCATACcggaataaattaaaattaaaaaaaaaagttaaaaataattaacacaacctacaaataacattcaaaattCCATTTTGAATGTAAATGTTGCACTGCACGCGTTGTTGGTAAGAACCACACCAACAACGCATGCagtgccccgattgcgctaatttttaacgtctccaaatTCATTGGCGCTTCTTCACCAGTTGCGCTCCGTTTTTCATTCCATCTGAGGTGCAAATTCGGTACCGCGGTAAACTTCATGCGCAAAccgcaaacaaaaacaaaacactccaTTACAAGTCCGGAaaccttattttttcactaacACACAACAAAAATGTTCGTGAAGgcgtttgagaaaaagtagctttcttTTAGCTTTTACACAAAGAAGCGTTTGTTTTTcgacaccgcgatacgaatttgtgattttcgttcgtcgtcTTTAGTCGCgttttagttgaaaatatttagcgcaatcggggacAAGATCGCAATCGTAAACTAtaatgggtcgcgcgacctgtcattagcctttgatcgcgccggctaTCATTGCCTGCGATGGTGCCGATCTGTGGGTCTAGAGAAAGTGCACATTAAAATCGCAAACGAGTCGAAAAGTtgtcgaaaagccttttttgtaagtatggagttttgacagattcgattcgatcaaaaagtaggtacattttgtctaggggggctgcacGCATTGGTGTGATTCTCGGCTTGAGAAATCTGCCGGCGCGCCATCGAAAACTTGTCAAATTAAATGTAGAAAACGCTTCTATAGTTTGTCATAGGACCTACTTTTTTCAACTGTGTGACATGTTCTATGGTAAAGAAAAAGTTAACCAACAAGACCATATTAAAAACGTTTATCTCCACTTAAAATTTCACTCATTGCAAAATAGTCACTTCTCGATTCTGCAGGTCGAAACGCATTGGCTGAAAGCTTGCACTAGAGATGAGCACATCAAAGGCTGATGTGgattttcttcataacattgtAAAATCTGTAAAGTAGGTCGTTTTGTACCACAggacagagccccgattacggtaacttttaacgtcaacaatccagacacgcttctcgattctgcgatacgattggtcgttcaacagcgtacgtcagctgttttgaccaatcgtatcgcagaatcgagaagcgtgtctggattgttgacgttaaaagttaccgtaatcggggctctgggcaCACACGATTAAAGCcggtacggctagcacgaaaaactttcgagttcgaatcgtttgcgtattcgaatcgcatttaaaatatttatacgagaactacaacagcgcccttttAAACGTGTCGTAAAATGAACTtcgtatgagaaatggttgcacgaaacttattttgagaatcaaaattgtcatgttatcgtttaattcgaaggttgagtatcgaaatttgtcgaatacgcaaacgattcgaagatgaaagtCGTTCATGCTAGAGGTTCGGGTCTTCAGCGCGTGTTTTGTCCTacaacattcaacattttttgtaaGCAATTTCATTGAATGTTgagatgtttttgttgattatgTAAGGCTTTTGCCCGCGCTGGAGATCCAGCTTATTAGGCATAACTACTTGCCTCATAACTACGCTTCCCATATGTCTTTACCTTAGCACGCCAGTCCAAACAAGGTTTAATTTTTTGTAGCTTATCGTTTGTTACTTTAGGAGGTTCAAatgttttattagtattttcTACAGTTTTTTCATACTCGGCTTCtataattttgtttatagaTTGATGCTCCTTTTTAAGAAATTCTATTCTATGAGCCCAATAGTCGCCATCGCCCTCTTCCGTTGGTTCTATTGACTTAATGTCTTTAAAAATTAGGCCATCATCAGGATCCTGTTGGAGTTTTAAGAATTTACACACAGAACAATTTGAAGGATTTTTAATATAAACTTGTAAGAACTACCTTATCTATTTTACTAAAAAACATTTAAGTTAGTAAAcctttaagtaaataattgctTACTGCTGCTAGGTCATCCAATGCAACTACGTTTTCATCTTGGATAGAATTTTGTATATTCAATGCAGGAGCTAAAGCAAATGTATTATCAAAACTAACTCGACGCGTATCTTTACTTGATATTATTCCCATCTTGAAAGTATTATTTGAGTCAAAGAAtagaaaaacaaataatttacaacattaataaattttaaagtaaatggCAGACATTAGACAGCGGATGGGTAGACAAGTGATGTACGAATGACATAAGAATCTTCTAAAGaggattttataattttaacttcTGCCGTCTAGTTCTCCTACTTTGCTGAACTTTTGTATTTAATGTTGCTAATGATGCGTCACCATTTTAAATTATGGAAATTACATCGTAAGTAATGCTCTAAAAATATTGTGCAAGTGCATACAGAATTTTGAGctttttttctctaaaattgaTTTAGTGTAAATTCGGACCGAAGTCTATGGTAGTCTAATAACTTTTCTCTGTAGTCTATTAGTTCTGTCATGATGACAGGTGTTGTCAATCTgacagtcagtgttgccagaaggttacttttgaactgcattggttacttttaggttacactaatgaaaaggttacttttaggtgatttttcagaaattgtagaattaacttttacaggttattcagtaaaaaatattaatagtgacaagttaagtttatacgaccggtcacttttcggtcttcattgaatggtcaaaatttcgaatttaggtaaatgattgatgatcaattgtattcattttccatccatgaacaaccttaaaCAATCGCtcacacccccccccccccccccccccgtagaaggttactttttattcaaaaaggttacattttttttatatttctggtaatttctgacaagacccgactggcaacactggccacggcatatgctgagtggggtcccattgcgatgggcatcgctgtgcgacagggtggcactgcttagtttattcattcattcattgtatgttttatgtcacctctgtcttatcttatttgctttttttttttattttacctcttttgtcttttgtgatgtccatggcaataaatgtttctttctttctttcaaatccaggaaacgtttttatacgaccggtcacttttcggtcttcatggaatgctccgcacccccccccccccgtatgaaggttactttttcttcaaaaaggttacatttttttatatttctggtaatttctgacaagacccgactggcaacactgctgACAGTACGCCTTTCTGTTTGTTCTGTGTTGTTCATTTTATGTCGcaagaaaatacaaaataaattacttatccACAATAATTTTGTAGATAATGTCCTTGTACGAcgatcttgatacaataaaagCCCGCACGACAGAAAAGGTAGCAGGATGGTCTTCAGGTATAAAATTACTGCAATCACAACTGCAACTAAAAAAAGCTGCAGTAACTCAACCTAAAAGAGAAGCTTTACGTCGTTCAACACAGGTAAAAGGAGCTAAAGTTTGATATTGATTTACTTTATTATGCAGTTAATGTGCaatttcatgaaaataattcggttatgatttttattaacctaacctgtaatttaatattttacattgAAAGGTTTTAACACCTGTTATCGACCTGAAAAGTAAACAAAAAGATGAGGATGAGTCAAATTCAAACAGTCCCAATTCACAACCTAAAACTCTGACAGCTTCACTAAATGTTCGAGATTTTGATTGGAATGTAGCAAATGAGTATGATCCTATGTGGCCTaatgattacgaaaaagttGCCAAAGGTTGGTATAAGTTTTATCATTCTATTATTCCAAAATATTGACTTGTGATAAtcgacattattttataaatgtttttattttttatttcttacactTTTTCCAGAAATGCAAGCTAAAAGATTACAATTAGATGGTGGAGACAGAACTGAAAGGACAGAAAGAAAACGAAAAAGTAGatttggtgatgatgatgatgttatccCTGAAAAAACACTTATACCAATGGTAAATAAGGCAAATTTTTCACTTGTTTCATTGAGATAATTCATTCAGGATacttgattttataaaattactgtTACAGTTAATAAAAGCAATGCAAACTATTTTTCTGTTGAAAAGTAACTTGTAACTAATAAGATATCACAGTGCTTAGCTTTCACCTTAATTCCATCTATTGTATggataacttttaaaattttgattgtaaaatgtttattatttcaaCCACAGCAACctgaagaagaagaagctgAAGAAATATCTAAACGTGCTGCTGGTGCTGCGATTGCCCCACCACCGTCATTGACTGTTGAGACCCCATCACCACCCCCTGCCGTACCCACCCCTAACCCCCCTGCAGCTGGATTTTCTATAGGTGGCTATGGTGCTAGCTCAGTAGCTGCCAAAATTATGGCAAAATATGGATTCAAGGTATTTCAGAATTATGTTTGCTAACCTTATTTTttcattgaatttttttttcacttatctATCTTTCCTTGTTGATTTCTGGGTTTTTTAAAGCCAATTACTTTTGCTTAACTATATCCTTCTCATTTAAATGTCAACtgataaacttatttttttaaaataggaagGTCAAGGTTTGGGTAAAAAAGAACAAGGCATGTCAGTGGCTTTACAAGTAGAGAAGACCTCTAAGCGTGGTGGAAGAATTATACATGAAAAGGATGGAGGAGCCATGCCACCACCAGCATTTGCTATGCCTGCTGCTCCTGGACCAGGTTATTATTTTCACCATTAATCATGATTTTTGATATTACTAAATTTGAAAAAACTGGATAGAGACTAAACTAATGCCAATGGTAGTTAATAATGAAAAAATCTCTTATaatgtatttattgaaatcctttttttgttaatatttttttttaattttatgattatttaatattatgccaaatttttttttcagattctCCAAATGCTTCTTCTAATTCCCCACAAACAAAACAAGAGCCATCAATTACTGAAATAATGAAGTCACCGAGCAAAGTAGTTTTATTAAgagtaagtaaattattttctttgggAATATTCAGATATTGACTTTcataataaagtttaaaaatgcatttttgttTGCAGAATATGGTGGGCCCCGGAGATGTGGACGAGGAACTTGAACCAGAAGTAAAAGATGAATGTAACACGAAATATGGAGatgttataaaagttttaatatttgaaatgccAAATGCGCCTTCTGATGAAGCTGTGAGAATATTTGTGGAATTTAAACGAATTGAAAGTGCTATTAAAGCAGTTGTCGACCTCAATGGCCGATTTTTCGGCGGTCGTCAAGTGAAGGCGGGATTCTATGATGTAGAAAAATTTGCTTCATTACAATTAactgaataaataatattgaatacGATAAAATAAGGTGTTTCAATTTTTCATGTTAGTTGGAGAGACTTACatggataataataataataaataataaataaatctttggacaatttcacacagcgccagctagccccaaagtaagcaatttaaTGCTTGTGTCATGGGTGCTAGCTTAGCGGttatactacttatatatattttttttttaaatacatacataatatacatagtaacacccagacccgacacagaaattaaaattcatcatttcaatttctgcccggccgggaatcgaacccgggacctctcggcatagtagtccgttctgaaccactacaccaaacggccgactaaaaggataaaagttaaaaagtattattaaatattatgagTAATGacactattattttaattattatttatttatagcatCTAAATCAAGGTTTGTCTGGGAATTCCAgggaataaaatacatttttagttGATTTGATACTTTATACGTATTCTTATAAAATCTTTGGGTTGTGGCCAAGCTTGCCCTGTTGTTTAATCTGTGGTCAAAATGACAGATAGTTCCAATGCTGCCAACATGAAGAAGTCTGACAAGGGATGTACGCAGAACTTTATCGAGTTTATATCGATACTTTTTGTTgataatttgaaattatttgtaTTGGTATAGGAAAAATTACCTGAgaattaataaatcaaaatgttGCATGTTCGTTGGTACCTACTCATCTATTTCATGTTCTGAGTATCCGCAATAATGACGATCTAAGCGTATTCTGTCAGATCGTTAGTTCACCGAGTTGGAGGCCTGTGGTGGAGACGCTATGCTTTAAGATCCAATCGTTGTTAATACAAAACTCCTTTTGTccgatctgggggcacggcagtgcccccaccaagtcgagcaaaaaagcggcacggccgtaccatccttttctcgaagcaattcaggccattttcgaccgcctgtaacttcgttgtggataaaactagaaggctgaattttcattagctatgcaggaattgtaaagacacggtatatttaaaatttcattcaatttgaaccagtagtttaggaattataacgggtcaaagttacttaattttgtcactcactgactcactgactgactcaccgatcatcaaaattctaaggcacttctagcagacctagaagcttcaaatttggaatataagtagtgtttggtgtatgaatcaaggaaaaactaaaatatttgggggcacggtagtgcaaccgccaagtcgagtaaaatttttcaatttcggtccagttttctagatacataactgctgtctacaaaatacaaaaagaaatgagatttgggggcacggtagtgcaaccgccaagtcgagcaaaatttttcaatttcggtccagttttctagatacataactgctgtctacaaaatacaaaaagaaatgagatcccatcaaaaacaatacttgtcaaaaaaaccaagtctcgcaactcagttgttctacggtaaaaagttgtgagatccatgtaataccaagtccaggccaggaaatctttaacgttttacataaatatattgacttggccatcgcatgaaaacacgtgtaaattaaattatttagtgcgatggccaagtcaataatttatgtaaaacgttaaagatttcctggcctggacttggtattacatggatctcacaactttttaccgtagaacaactgagttgcgagacttggtttttttgacaagtattgtttttgatgggatttaacTTTCCCAAAAGAGTTATTGTAAAAAATCTGGTCGACTTATGACACTACTGTCGATATCAATTACATTAAGAAATAACCACATCACTACTGTCAAGCTGTTTTGTCAAATGTCGTGTTCAATCATCAATTTTACAAAAAGTCTGTCTTTTATCCCCCGTCCCTTTAACATCAAATGCGTACTTAACACCAATAACTCCCCTATTTTAAATTCCCTTGTTAAATTCATCaatgttaacaaaattaatttgtaggtacttttaacttgTCTTGGCCTTGCGAAATTCAATCCAAATCTCTTAGCCTCTCCCAACAGTCCCAACCCTTTCCCTTATCCCAATCCACGCTGTACAAaatttttgtgttttgtttgttttgtgatgtcTTTTTGTGATTGTGTGTgatgtcttttttgttttaggtacGATAAGTCCGCTTAGTTTTGCAGTATTGaattattatctatttatttttttattcataacattgtgtaaaagctgcgcacgtgacattggcggaacAGTGTGCCCCCAGTGGCGAAAAAACACAAGTCCATCGCCATCAAcaaatgaagaagaagaagtctgTCTTTTAGATTTACTTACAGTGATTTTGAGGCATTGGAAGTGATTTGCATTACTAATTGATTATCAAGTTACGGTCACTAACCTAATTAAAAACAATGATTAAGTATAATTACTATGTGTAGTCATTGAATGTAAGAACCAACTagtgttttaaaattttcttttaatattattaaacaatGGCTTTTTATTCTTGCAATCGTTACAGACTCttagttttagttttgttaGGATTGATAATGTGGCAAGTGTTTCAGTTGTTGCCAAAAAAACAAGTACAAGTGACTGAGGTGAGTTCACAAAATCCTTCATAAATTCCATTCCATAGGCTATCCATTCTCATATCTGACATAATGATAATCCCAAATAATTCTTCTATAATATAGTTTGACGTATCTTATCTATCCATAGCAATAGGAGGGAAATCAATGGTTAGGATAGGAAAGCTTACTGTTTTACTTGTAGCCATTGTGAACATTTTTTGAATGAATGCCAGTGTTgtgggatttatttattttattgtatattAAACCGATTTTCCTAAATTATAAGTTGTTTAATCCATAACCTGCAGATTTGagtttaaaatcttttaaatttcTATACTAAGATTTtgttccttttctttttttatacatcatGTAGTGAGGAGCAGGTTTAAGGGTCTTTCAtcaataatacaataataaatagtcattagttttttttgttacactttccaatattaaatcataattgttcACGAATTTGAACTCAGGTTTGAAATAAtttcatacttattattaacccattatagactgagttttcttaaagtgtcagatttttgtttttttgaaatatgttcataattatggtctacataatgctatacaagcattaaaaaaatgatccgacctgtaatctagaaaaaaaatgctggtaccatatggtaccgctagcctcttaccgtgtcagtcagttaaaac
Proteins encoded in this window:
- the LOC135071291 gene encoding serine/threonine-protein kinase greatwall isoform X2; translated protein: MGIISSKDTRRVSFDNTFALAPALNIQNSIQDENVVALDDLAADPDDGLIFKDIKSIEPTEEGDGDYWAHRIEFLKKEHQSINKIIEAEYEKTVENTNKTFEPPKVTNDKLQKIKPCLDWRAKAPDINDFTIVKPISRGAFGKVFLAHKKNNKELMYAIKVMKKSDMINKNMVAQVVTERNALALSRSPFCVHLFYSLQSLSSVYLVMEYMVGGDLKSLLNVYGFLEESMAVFYVAEVTLALDYLHKHNIVHRDLKPDNMLIAKSGHVKLTDFGLSRIEIHRDLEISDFVNRTPSLNMRTPGQLLSLTSHLSFGSGGGDSTHTSVMSADACKLQGMFDGVSGLENSQLMEHSQLSGIHPFMSAESINLDDVVSQDSGSESLSSYHTCESSKNSSNSKSNKSTDISSNNGSSLGESAVLTDSQHDQSTSPVCRGNSLKRIPSFRAKKRKRILDGDGDTPTGVTSLAESKENHSGLTQEIMALELSQNTPKRMAIHPTPDRRKNPIKGVLKKRWASQDDSHHFNVGVIFSTPVSNDKSPSAKKMHKATRFNLPKDDQPASGAKDKNIVFSKHISTSLEIFPSRRMSRDDRSPTDLCKTPVATAHTPYRTPKSVRRGNQVSDQRILGTPDYLAPELLLRQGHGPSVDWWALGVCLYEFMTGVPPFNDETPQAVFTNILSRNIEWPEGDEALSAEAVGAIEGLLTMDPKERPAATAVKKMSLFRNVDWENQLSAEPPFVPTPDDLHDTGYFQARNILQQLHVSNFDM
- the LOC135071291 gene encoding serine/threonine-protein kinase greatwall isoform X1, which translates into the protein MGIISSKDTRRVSFDNTFALAPALNIQNSIQDENVVALDDLAADPDDGLIFKDIKSIEPTEEGDGDYWAHRIEFLKKEHQSINKIIEAEYEKTVENTNKTFEPPKVTNDKLQKIKPCLDWRAKAPDINDFTIVKPISRGAFGKVFLAHKKNNKELMYAIKVMKKSDMINKNMVAQVVTERNALALSRSPFCVHLFYSLQSLSSVYLVMEYMVGGDLKSLLNVYGFLEESMAVFYVAEVTLALDYLHKHNIVHRDLKPDNMLIAKSGHVKLTDFGLSRIEIHRDLEISDFVNRTPSLNMRTPGQLLSLTSHLSFGSGGGDSTHTSVMSADACENLIDELKETSKLQGMFDGVSGLENSQLMEHSQLSGIHPFMSAESINLDDVVSQDSGSESLSSYHTCESSKNSSNSKSNKSTDISSNNGSSLGESAVLTDSQHDQSTSPVCRGNSLKRIPSFRAKKRKRILDGDGDTPTGVTSLAESKENHSGLTQEIMALELSQNTPKRMAIHPTPDRRKNPIKGVLKKRWASQDDSHHFNVGVIFSTPVSNDKSPSAKKMHKATRFNLPKDDQPASGAKDKNIVFSKHISTSLEIFPSRRMSRDDRSPTDLCKTPVATAHTPYRTPKSVRRGNQVSDQRILGTPDYLAPELLLRQGHGPSVDWWALGVCLYEFMTGVPPFNDETPQAVFTNILSRNIEWPEGDEALSAEAVGAIEGLLTMDPKERPAATAVKKMSLFRNVDWENQLSAEPPFVPTPDDLHDTGYFQARNILQQLHVSNFDM
- the LOC135071291 gene encoding serine/threonine-protein kinase greatwall isoform X3 gives rise to the protein MGIISSKDTRRVSFDNTFALAPALNIQNSIQDENVVALDDLAAAPDINDFTIVKPISRGAFGKVFLAHKKNNKELMYAIKVMKKSDMINKNMVAQVVTERNALALSRSPFCVHLFYSLQSLSSVYLVMEYMVGGDLKSLLNVYGFLEESMAVFYVAEVTLALDYLHKHNIVHRDLKPDNMLIAKSGHVKLTDFGLSRIEIHRDLEISDFVNRTPSLNMRTPGQLLSLTSHLSFGSGGGDSTHTSVMSADACENLIDELKETSKLQGMFDGVSGLENSQLMEHSQLSGIHPFMSAESINLDDVVSQDSGSESLSSYHTCESSKNSSNSKSNKSTDISSNNGSSLGESAVLTDSQHDQSTSPVCRGNSLKRIPSFRAKKRKRILDGDGDTPTGVTSLAESKENHSGLTQEIMALELSQNTPKRMAIHPTPDRRKNPIKGVLKKRWASQDDSHHFNVGVIFSTPVSNDKSPSAKKMHKATRFNLPKDDQPASGAKDKNIVFSKHISTSLEIFPSRRMSRDDRSPTDLCKTPVATAHTPYRTPKSVRRGNQVSDQRILGTPDYLAPELLLRQGHGPSVDWWALGVCLYEFMTGVPPFNDETPQAVFTNILSRNIEWPEGDEALSAEAVGAIEGLLTMDPKERPAATAVKKMSLFRNVDWENQLSAEPPFVPTPDDLHDTGYFQARNILQQLHVSNFDM